ACTGTTATTCTTAGTTTGTTACGTGTCCACGATGAGATTCCGATGAAATATCAGCAACTCGAAAATTTGGAAAGCGGCTGGAAATGGAAATACCTGGTCAAAAAACACCGGGAAGGGGAGCTGATTACGCGTTATGTGGAACACAGTGCGGCTCAGGAAGCGGTGAGGGTTCTGTTAACGATGGAGAATAATCCCGTCGAGGTGCTTGAGTGGATCAGCCAACACATCAATCCCGACCTTGATAACCGCATGAAGCAAACCATTCGTGCCAGGCGCAAACGTCACTTTAATGCTGAACATCAGCACACGCGTAAAAAGTCGATCGATCTGGAATATCTTGTCTGGCAGCGTTTGGCAGGATTGGCCCAGCGGCGTTCAGCGACGCTCTCCGAAACCATCGTGCAGTTGATTGAAGATGCGGAAAGAAAAGAGCGTTATGACAATCAAATGTCATCTTTAAAGAAGGACTTGAAAGATATTCTCGGTAAGCCGGA
The sequence above is drawn from the Duffyella gerundensis genome and encodes:
- the matP gene encoding macrodomain Ter protein MatP; the encoded protein is MKYQQLENLESGWKWKYLVKKHREGELITRYVEHSAAQEAVRVLLTMENNPVEVLEWISQHINPDLDNRMKQTIRARRKRHFNAEHQHTRKKSIDLEYLVWQRLAGLAQRRSATLSETIVQLIEDAERKERYDNQMSSLKKDLKDILGKPD